From the genome of Perca fluviatilis chromosome 8, GENO_Pfluv_1.0, whole genome shotgun sequence:
AAGACACTTACAGCATTTCTGAAGCGGTCATGTAGATCATCCTCAGCAAAGACGTAAAAGTGCAGAGGCTTTTTGCTGAGGAGAACAGCAGACTTCAACATGGTAAGAGTCTCCTCTAGCCTGGGGCCACAGGCCACCACAGCCAGGTGACTTCTTTCATCACTATGTTCCTTGACTGCAGAGCCTGACCTCTCTCTAAGAGCCAAGACAAAGTGAAAATGAATCAGTAATTAACCCTGGTTGTTATTGGCACGGATACACAAGTGCAGGAGAGAACAAAGTAATGAAGATATCAGCAGGCTCAGCTGACTGGTGCTTAGCCCTGTAGGGTTGGAACTGGTATTAGGTTTAATGAAAGGACCACTTTGACAGTTTTCGATCATCTCTCTGTATACATGTCATATTATGGCAAGCCTACATACACAATTATAATtgacaaaattatttttattttgtacaagGCTCTAGTTATCCCACCAAATGGCATCTGATTATGTTATTAAACTGTAACAAGACAGATTCAAGAAAGCCCCAATACCTCAATTATCATTCTCTCTGCAAAAACTTGCAGAGAAAAACTCCACCTATGACTGCATTGTGTAGAGTAgagatgataaaaaaataaaaataaaaaaaaaagtacaatagacatttgaagtatttgtactccaaATTACTACAGCCTCTGGGTattaatgatgattataatGGCTTTACACTAAAAACTCAAAGTGTTGTCACTAAATTGTCAACAGGTTTGATTTCTGAGAACTGCTTGTACTATGACTTCAAAAACTCAAGAGTAGTTTCAAGGTATGAGTGCAGGAACAGGCTGAGCATTTACTCTGGACTATGAACCTAGGAAGTAGGTGAAAGTTGTGAGTTATAAATAACAGTGGTATCTATTTATAGAGATGCACACAAAAGCAGTCATACCTAAGAGATGAATCCAATAAGCAGTTCACTCCACAAACATCAGCAGGTAGTCTCCAATATGGATTCCAGTAAGAAACTGACAGTGATTTACACCTAACAGAATAAAAACATGATCTTTTGCATTCTAAACGTTAAATCTCTTGGATATCAGACATATTTTGGAATTAGATCTGCATCTACGAGTTAGTTGTTTAACAGGTGGCCGTCCTATAAATCCAGCCAAAAGCTAACGAGGCACagaattagctagctagctagttggcgAGCAGTAACGTTAATGGTAAATCAattatttagctagctagctagctgacaggTGGTAGCTTTTATAATTACACAAGAAAGTCATTAGTAATTTTTAACACATAAAGTTATATACCGTGGGTATAAAACAGCACAATGAATACGCTGGCtatattttcaattcaattattaTCAGCCTGGTAACATTAACTAGCCAAATTAACCGGGTAACGTTAAGTGCCATTGACGTCAGCTTTAGCAACTCAATTAACGGCAACGTTTCAACTGCAACATTAACGTTATTATTTTAGTCCAATTTAGCAGTCACGCTAGCTTAAGTAACTGCAAATGTATCTAAAGCTAAccactagctagctaagttactAATGTGCTAAGTAATTAAATGAAATCAACGCTAACCAAACTACCTGTCAAGCTCTTCTTCGCGGTCTCGAAGGCCTGTCAGTCCTGGCCTTTTCCTGAGAAGATGCCCATAGTCATGACTGCGCCTGTCGGGTATCCCCTGTTCTTTCAGGTTCCAGTCGTCTCTGTCCTCCAAGGTGGAGGCGAGTTGATTGAACACATACAACAGTGAAAAGAAGGTGAAGACCATGCACAGGAGAAATGCTTGAAGATAGCATCGCATTTTGCGTTTCAAGTTTTATGCGCTAACGGAACATTTTTGTTGATCTCAGCTACCATCTGATGAAGTTCTACCAGCTAGTAACAATCTATCTCATAAATCAAGTCAGAAGCTAGAGTCGAATAGCACAGTCAGTTGGTGTTTACAGTTTTCCGCCCCACCCACATCGGTTAACGTTACACGTGTTTCGTTTGATCAACCATTTCTCCAACCAAAGTTTACAGTGTGTACAGTAGACAgccaggtaacgttagctaacacaAATTCAAAGCTTGGTGCATAATTACATGTATCATTCATATTGTGTCACACAGGATGGGGACATAGGGTCAAACATTCTGGTAGATGGTTGAGAAAGTGACTCATCTTATATAGCCCAAATCCCACCTGCACATGGTAAATAATAAGGATTGTAGTGGTGTAAATACAACCAGACCCCTGCCGGGTAAAAGTAACGTTACAGAATTATCAGCAATATATACTTTTAAAATTGATGGATGTGTAAAGTCAAAATCAGTTtaattttgttatatatatatatatatatatatatatatatatatatatatatatatatatatatatatatatatatttgagcaCATATTTAGTTTGTAGTGAATAACAAGTACAAagtttccctctgaaatgcTGTGAGGTATAAGTAGAAAGTAGCAGTTGGAAATACCCAAGTACCTCAAGCAAtacttacagtatgtacagtatgtgagtaACTGTAATACTTTCCATCATTGCATTTAGGGACTTCCTTTCAAGACACAACTACAACAAGTGTAAGGCAAACGGTGCAGTGAAGTGTGTAACTCATTGATTGACCTGAACTGGCTACATAAGTTAAATACCAAGTCAATTGCCTTTTCATGTCTTGCCTTCATGGAACATATCAGTCATGATATAAAAAAGCCAAAGGTTGTTAACACATTCAAAAATACAATCTATTAGCTGTGGAGATGCAATAGAAAATCATTGAGGAAAATAGTTTTGTTCTAGTAAAGCAACTTTTAAGAAATCCATGTTTTACAAACCGTTCCGGTTTgtattgaaaaatgaaaaacatatcCAAGTATCTAcaacttattttatttaacattattttaCAATATAAACCATTCTATAGATTAAATCATGCTCAACTCTACCAAGTGAATGAGAAGCATACTTAGAATAATTATTCAATATTGTTTCTTAAAATGTTAGTTAAAAAATTATTGCATCCAATGGCATAAAATGAGAGCCGGATAAGGCTATTAACCAACAGTGTTATGGTTTACTGATAATGGCAAAGTGGAAATAATGCTAAAAAGATTTTATGAACATAGGATGCCATTAAGggcaaataataacaaaattcAAAGATAAACTACAATTCTGAGATGACTTCTTCCTATTTTCTTTCATAATGTATCATTTATTCGGTGCAGCAAAAACCAGCTCAGTGTGATGCTGATGTAACACTGAGGTGTTAAAACACAAGTAACCACAACACGTGGCACACTTCCACTGACATTCAGGATTTAATGCTACGGTTCCTTTTTCAGTTCATCATGACAGATCTTGCTGCAACAGTTCTTTGAGTTGAGCATACAGCATATGTCCTGACTCCTGAATTCTTTATCATTATGGGAAGGCAGTGAAAAATACAGTCCCAAAGGAAGTGAATGCTATCATATTGGCATGTATAGTATTATTAATGCATGTTGAAGTTTAATCTCTAGTCAAGGCTGTTGAGAGTGCAGAAGAATGGGTTGTGCTGACTGGGAGTGTGAAAGTTAGTGAGTCTCTCCATTAACCGGCGAGCCTTCCCCGCGGGGCGAAGAGCATCTGGAGACCCCTCGTTCAGTGTTATCAGAGCTTGAGCCACTTTGGCTGTGTTGGTCTGCTGAGGCAGCACTTGTTGAAGTGGACGTGGGTTTGGCTTTCtccttaaagtctgtgattattaCAGTCAAGTCTCCAACTGTGACCTCTAGatgctgggcgctgctccggtCTATGTTTTTTAACCTGGGCCTGGTGaggagacaaacagagacaaacaAACGGATTTGAAAACTGCTTAGCTGATACAAAATATGTCAGTGGTGGCAGGATCAAAGACCACTGAATGTGAATAGCTATTCtgctattttctttaaaaacattaatttattaCCTCATCTTTTTAtagcttttcttttttagtgTTAGTTCTTTATCACTCTTGTCTTTCTCcgatttttctttcttctcctttttggGGAGTGTGGGTGGTGCAAACTGCTGATTTGCTTGCTGTGCAACCAGCTGAGAAACCGGCCGTGGTTTtctgaaagagacaaaaaaacgtTATTAGCCTTATAGCTACATTTATATTACTGCAAGTAGGGTGAGCATGTGGTTTGCACTGCTGAACTGTGTAACTATTCAATATTACCAGGTGGAGCAGGGGGCCTCAACAATTACTTAAATTGGAAAATCCTGGCTGAATGTTAACTCTCCAAAACTctgataaaaagttaaaaggATAGGTTTCAGAATTGTTCAAGGCCATCTTAAAATAGTAATCACCTTCCCATATGTGCACTGAAACAGGTTTTGCTTGCTGGAATCGTCCGAAAGCCAATTCCAATTTAAGTGATGGAGAACAAAATCCACAGTCCTTTTTCTGTGTAAAATTACATTCTAAAGTTTATTTGAAGTTAAGATGAGGTTGCAGCAGTCTGGGTTTATAAAATTAAGTGTCTATCTTCATAAGTTAGTCTATTAAGTATGAAATGtcctcttcctgtttctccAAACAGTGTTTGCTTGATGAGCTGTAGTGGAGGTATAGTTAATATAAAGATGGAATTTCACACTAAAAGCAACACTAACTTTGGACAGGATAAATTATTATAGcaaacaaatcaaatcaatatccATATGTGCACCCGACTACTGTTTTAAGACCAACTTGAACATTTGTAAACATATCCTTTGAACACATACAAAAATGTCCTCTGCATTCTGCCAACGCGGCACTAGATTTAACAAGAGCACGGATGAGCTTGGCAATTTAGGCCCAGCTTtaacaatctgattggtttaagaAATAGGCACAAGCAAGATCACTTTCTTCaacaaaaggttttttttttttaatgcatgtcATAGTCCAGAAAAAAAATGGATGGTATTGGTATGGTTTTGTAATTGTGTAGAAAACTGTAAGCTGGTGCAAGTCGATTGTTACAATCTTTATGGAAAGACCAACATACCACATCACAGCACTGACGCAGTTgcaatttctctctttttcttcgcTTACTTTCATCATTTAAGGTTTCAAATTTTcccaatttcaatttttacttgttattttctcattttgttttaGGAGCATTGGTGAAAAGTTTCACACTGACTTCCCTTCATTTTTGGTCAGATATGCTATGGGCCTCACTGGTACTGAAGTCTACGCTAATTCAAGACTGGCAGACTGGGATACATAAAGTGATCAGGTCTGCACAAGATCTTTTGAGATATTCATAACACCACTGTGCAGTTAAAACTGCCCAGAAATTAATAAATAGAGGATAAATAAATAGAGGTAGGCCCCATTTTCCCCTCTTTGCCACCCGCTGGCTGTGAGTTACCTTTTTTTAATATACCTTTCCTGGATAGGCTGTGATGTAGTCATAATTCTTTTTATAATTATGATACCCGGTATGATCTATCCTATCAtctagtccacacacacacacacacacacacacacacacacacacacacacacacacacacacacacacacacacacacacacacacacacacacacacacacacacacacacacacacacacacacacacacacacttctgggattgctccggtgctgccggaaattccgcctgatgtccctcatttaggccagatatacattgccttgggctttctttgttttggcattctaaactctggtggatgaggactatggttaactgctcctcagatctctgtagggtaaatccagacagctagcaatttgagttttctgttgcacgaataAAACAacctccaccaaaacaagttccttcccgaggctatttttgcAGAGGCGTCGTTGCTCCGtacggagcttagcgccacccaagacaattaaagaaatgccaataaaccagagcaggtttttatcccatcctggaatgctgtgtggactctcCAGACCTTTCTCCTCAgaactgtggaggaaggtctggcaaagcgagactactctCATCACTCAGTTGCCAGTTCATTAGATCCTAAAACTGATAGCTAAAACTGATGTAGTCTAATACCTGCCCTGCAATAAACCCTACCTTTATCATGTTAAGTTTTAAAGAGGTGTTGACTCAACTCTATGGTAATTTTGGAGGCTGTGGATTGTGACTGTTAATTGTTGTAGTTTTTACCCAGATAGGCCTATGTTCTGTTCAGTCAAGCGTTGAGCTGTATTTACTGCATTTACCGCCACATTGAGTTATTCATTTTTCTATGTTTTCAAAGGCTTCTCCCCAGTATCAGGGATTTAACTCTAGTGGGGAAATGCTTATTTCTGTTTCCCTTAAAACTTgtcaaattatttaaaattcCCAGAATTTCCCAACACAAGGATGACCTCATGGTACTGTAACGTATAGCCCTGACTACTCTCAAAAAACCATAAAGTTCAATCAACAACTATCTAAAACcttttcaacaaaaactgaacattaaacCCGTCATGACGGTAAGATTTTATTGCAGGGCTGTTGTTGATAGATGTACCTTAAAAACCTGCAACCGAGTATACTTTTTATCGTACAATTAAAATAGTTCTGCAGTGCTATGttccttaaaaaaataacagctgCAGTTATTCTTACCGAGTTGACGTCCCCTTCCTGACATCACACATCGTGCACTTGAACGCCTCAGCGGTGTTCCTGAACGTGCAGACGCTACAGTCCCAGTACCCATCGTCGGCGGAGGGCTTCGATTGCCGCTTTGGCcttcagacaaaaacaaaacaaaaccactgTGATAACGCCACAATTTAAATGAGCGCAATGCTTTCAAAGAAACCCCGTTAGGTGAAGATTACCAGAACAGGAAAGACACTGCTCTAAAGTTCTTTTCTGCTCAGAAGTCAGTCTTTGAGGAAAAGGGAGCTTTCAGCTCACACAGGCAGTTGCCCCATATTAAACCAGCAGCCAGCCGCCATGAACACTTCAGTAAAACAGCTCCATCCATTGACCGAGCTTTCTGTTCTCAAACGGCCCGATAAAGTCTTCTTTCATAGAAACTAGCGACATGTGTTACCTTGTAGGGCTTTTCTTGTCTCCCATTTTACGAAACTTCGACTCACTGGAGTTAAAAAGGACCTATGTTACAGGTGAAAAACGTATATAGCTGCTACTCAGCTGTCGTGGAAACTCCTGTCGAAGGGCGGTCACGTGACACGGGTTCACCCAATCACCTTTAATGTAATCACAACAGAGGCAGAAATAAATGTGATACATTGATGAAAGGCGCTTTGTAAATGTTACAACTTGGTAAAAGGAAGGTGTAGGCCTACGCACGCTTTAATGAGGAATTGGGAAGTGGAAAAGTATACTTAACTGTTTATAAATCTGCGCTTCAATACATTGACATATTAGGGATTTGtgggctgtttttttgtttgtttgaagaGTTAATATAGTTTTACTTGCCTTGTTTGTGTACTTTACCTGTGTttgtatttccatttttttaagataaagtTAACCTCATTGGTTCCACACATGGAAACTAAACAAAGTCACAGCAgcaaaaagaacaataacagaTGCATATGTGACCTTAAAAACGAATAACACTGACCAACTACGATGTGAagcttgaaaaacaaaaaataaaaggtaTTATATGCATACACCATACATAAAGCGAAAGAAGTCTGTtgatacacaaataatcacacacAATTTGAGGAAATAATGAAGTTGTAGTCaataactaaaaacaaaaaatgtatctgaATGATAATTGGTGTATATCTTTACTTTATACCTCTGctcctaatttatttatttgacagccaCTTGTAGATACATTTAACAGTTAAGACTTACGGTATTGGTACTTTAACTGAAGTAAACGATCTTCCACTACAAGCCAACATGAGTAAATTTGGACATTCCCATCAGTCGCCTCCAGATGGGGGAAGCGCATTGGTTTGCGGAAGTAGCTAAGTTCAGCGAAGAAGAGCATACAGGAAGATGTACCTACTGCTCAGGCTCGAAATCAAATCCATGGTGGTgctgctgtatatatatatccgTAGGCTGTAGCTAGGGTTGTTTTGGTTTCCCTTGCACACGGAAATGAAGAGGAACGTCTGACTGATGTGTAACTTGGATTTAAGTTAGTGTCCTTTAGCGTTACCATGTAAGACTCACTCAGTGACCAGGACTATCCAAATCATTATTTGGTGAGTGAGTTGTTTCTTACGACTTCTTCCTCTGTTGTGATGCTAATAATCTAGCTTTGCTAACAACAGTGCTAGTACCGTGGAGTTTTTTCTCATCCAGTCTTAATAGTCATAATAACATACATTTTAACGCTTCCATTCAACATTGTCATTTGACAGCAGTGTCTCTATTATGTCAAGTCCCATTGCTCTTATTCATGAGGACTGTTGACATCCCCCACCGGTCTTTAGATACTTGGATCATTTGGATATCTTCAGTTAAAAGAAGAAGATGAGGAGTAGCAGTGCCCTCTGCAGAAGCCACCGTTTATGAAAAGAAAGATAGGTATGGTCGGCGACCCATTAGAAGTGTATATAAATtcattattttaaatgaatcaaTATTTCAAAGAGTGGCTTAATTAAacatttgctttgttttggcaTGTCAAAAAGTTATGGCAGACTGTGGCCGGGTTGATTCaatgggtagagcaggcgcacatacacTTGGAGGAGGtttgcctcgacgcagaggtcctgggttcgaatccgccctgtgacgatttccctctctctcccctttctcacctagctgtcctatcgaataaagtcggaaaagccccccaaaataaaaatgaataaacgTTATGGCAGAGTTATTGGTGGGGAATCCTATAAATAGAATGAGGTTTATTTCTGTGGTGTTGAAATGATGTTGAACTGAGGTcagagtgtgtgcgtgttaggggtgtgaatcttcactggtctcacgataCGATTCAATTACGATTATCCTGCCAACGATTCGATATCCCTATGCGTCACCTccttaatattattatttattgctaCACATgattttcatcaacaaattcaagcagtcagatatatatgaacttccctttttattgtatcggctcttaaaaaagacacttcctgaatgtagcggagtctaaacagacagcagacaacagacaaaaggcaaaaacaaaaaaagcagcgaccagaaaatcaacaagtaatATTAATAGGCAATAATCAATTATGGcctgtcactgcatcgatgcagaatcgtccacgtccgcatcgcgatgcaatgattcatttcaaTACCCCtagtgtgcatgcatgtgtttagAAGgctctattttctgtgtgtttaAGTATATGTCCAAAATAGTATGTGGTAAATATGCCTATGCTGAGTCAAATGAACAAGGCTTTATCACTTTCCTTTATAGGTTCATCATTCTCTACTAAGACATTGAGGATACCAGACAGGAAACCAAAATCATTCCAACAGTAAGTTAAAACAACAgcattttggatgttttataaGCATAGCAATGTAATTTGTAGTCTTTCAATCTCTAACTGGACTTTTTGGCTGTACAACTTTTTTTCAGCATGCTTAAATTTTGACTGCATATGCTCAGCAAGTCCCTATAAAACATTGTGTTGCTTTGCTCTTTGCACAATTTCCAATGTCTTAAAGTTGTAGTCTGTAAGATTTGAGTTAGGTTGGTTCTAGTGGCAGCTATGGCAGTAAGATGTAATGGCAGGCGCGCATTTGGGACTTCCAGATTTCCTTTCAAAAACGAACAGTGTCGACTGAATGACGTCAGTAGATTGCAGCTCTCACCTGCGCGATGCCTTCGCACACATCCTCCAGTCCACACAGGTAGCAGTTTAGTCTAAGATGAACTAAGAGCGAATACATTCATAAAAATGTGAGTAAGCCTGTCGcaatatgcaataaatcaattcgcaatgataaataaaaatgagcttGATAATTATTCCGGCTgcaataatttccatttgcatgcttgtttgttttcatccattttatttattgttttggttgtgtttggtttttattccagtgaattgtttgttaacagagactgagagtccattttatttattgtttttgtttgttttgttcattttttgtggatatttaaaatgtcttccagttccagtgttaactattctttagaaatacaagtttattgatctttgaaaaggtgtacctgcattattatattagatgaaaatggtctcagaacgacaatattatcatttatcgcaataatttctgggacaatttatcgtccagcaaaatttgttatcctGAAAGGCCTAAATGTGAGCCGTGTGGGGACATGCGCAGCCGTGGAGATGATAGAGCCGGGAAGGCAGCAGCTAGCTTACGTGCCTAACACGGTCAACGGTGCTAACGCAGCTATCAAGATTACTCACCGAGGCTATCGGGGAGGCGCAATGTTTTCCAGCACTGTTTACCGTGTGAGCATGTAGCTTTAGCAGTCAAAGTAGTGGAGCCATTACCCAGTGCACACCCAGCCAGGGTAAAGTTAGTGCACTTAGCCGAGCGGTGGCGGGCATCTAACCAATGTGACACAAACGCCCTACTAGCCACTGAGACACAATGTGACATAAACTTCAGCTGATAAAGTGGAGGCAGAGGAAGAGCAGGCAGCAGGCACAGCTGTCCTCTTATTCACCTCACCCGGGGAGGAAAGGACCGAACGTCCCCTCGACCCGAGTGGGGCGCCTTACATTGCTAACATTATTAGCTGACACAGCATGGCTAACGGTGATCGGCTAAACAACCTGAGCATCAGAAAGTGCAGGGAAGAAAAAATTGAGCCCATACAAAATGTAGCTACTCCCTTTATTGATAAAATAAAGGggtggttgttgttggtggTGCTGCCTTCTACCGAACATAATGTTACGGGCCGCCCGAGCTCGAAGTTCCCAATTTACAATGGGAGTACAATGGAAAGCAGCATAACTGTCAAGCTCCACCTGGGCAGACTGGGAGAGACCAAGCCCTGCTGACTGACGTAAAAAGCGTAACTAACTGTGCACACGCATTTATAATTTAGGGTGGGAAAGTCGCCACAGACACTCAGATCCTATTGACGAAGCAGCAAATACAGGCACTTTCATCAGTGGGTCATATGCTCAATCACCATTGTTTTAACTCACTTTTTCATAGATAGGAACCTAACAGACAATTAAGTAGATGAAAATCAGGAGACCCGTTTTCACAATTGGCTTTTAGTCTGGAAAACATCCAGTGTCATACAGTAGCTGTAATTTGAACTCATAGTCTgaccaacacacaaacacactccttTTTTCATTGTAGTGGCATATCGACGTGGTCGAAAATCAATTAGAGAGGAATACGAAGAGCGCTTCACAGCAATGGATTCAAGAGAGGTAAGGGAATGTTAATTTGCATGGTCAAAATGTATTAGTTGGACTAATTAGTGggtaaaactgttaaaaaaaacaactgttaaCAATCTTTGGTATCATAATGCTGTTTCTTATGTTGCAGTCTTGTGATTAGCTTTTTATGACCATGGTATTTATGAAATTATTGAGTGTTcattcactttttatttttttgtaagtcACTCCTTTAGGGGACGTCAAGGTCATATCGATTCTCatggcacttttttttaaatcccccTGTTGTAGAAAAAGCCGATTCTACTCTTGCTCAAAAGCCAGAGTCTTTAAGAACCACCGTCACTTCTCAAAGTTCCCTCTTAttgttcgttgaaaggcagaccaagaaatgaatactcaggattcttcagttaaactataacaatctttagtaaaatgatattgcaaacagatccatatgcatatggatcagccgctccttcgaCTTTCTTCctaaccaccaacaaagtcCTTTCCGTCTGACACCGGACCCTCATTCACACTCAGTTCCTCCTTCCGCCATTGCGCGTACGCCAATTGGTTGATATCACCCGACTTTCTGTCTCCAGAAGATGAGAAGTGcgctagagattgtctgttcctaAGAAATTAGGTGCACTGTTCCAATTGTTATTAAACAAATGGGAGCACTTTTTCCACAAATTTGAACCCGTCTATCACatccagacaggaggagacagcgaggccatcccaggctacagctTCTTATTCTAACCAATATATTTCTACCCCTCTTTTTCCACAGCAACACGCTGTGGAACATAACAATATTGGTAAACAAAATAATGGGATCCCCCTTTCGAGACCTACATACACTTACTGGCAATTTAGTAATCAATAATAAGCAATCAAAAGTTAACTGTGATAGTAGATATCATGTCAGAGCGGTGGTGCATGGGTCTATATGTAGATTTAGCTCCTAATGTAAGCTGCATAATCCATTGCTCTTTCTATGACTATACCAATGGTTACAATTATTTTGTGGAAATCCCTAAACATCGTGTATCATGCAAACTTCAAACAAACATCTTTTGTatattgtaattaattaaaaattgtaAAATCATACTTCAACCCTATGTCTTACTTAAGGCTATATTGACTATGGGCTGATTTTCAGCCCCGCGCAATATCTGTGAAACAAAGAAGGAATCTCTGACAGCAGATAAGAGGATAGAAAAACAGTTGGAGATAGGAAACGGGGACTCAGGGAGGGGGGCACTGGGTGGTGATTGTGAGTAATTTAGACCCAGCGTGACTATACTTCCTCCCTCCTCGTTGGAGGAAGTGCACCGTCAAAATGGTTCTCATAGTTGGCAGGGTGAGTAAATCAGTCATGGCTAACATCTGATAAGCCGGGGAGCACCCTCTTTGATAAGCCTTACTATCACTATGATTAGAGTTCTGAGACAGGGgacaaattatataaaaattctcacattatttttaaaatttctaCTCAACTGTATTTGATTGATTTTAGCACTTTACTTTTGTATTCTCACAATTCATCAGCTTTGGCATTTGGAAAAACATCTCTAATTAATGAAAACTATCGTTTAAATATTCCTCAGATAAAGGCAAGCAGTAGgtcaaatatataatataatcataATCTCTGTGTTAAAGTTGTGATACCTGGTAATCATCATGGTTCAAACCTTCCACACTAAAACTCACAACTTCAACAGGTCCAGGAAAGagcagcaactgcaaaaaactagaaaaatacaatttaaggTTTTAGAAGTCTTGAATGGATCATTTTATCAACTCACAATCCAATTTGAACAGgaaatgtactttaaatatttactgacacaccaactgaacatttatcttaacagtaaaataagtaCTCTAATTATCTCTCCtaatagtgtgtgtatttcagaaTGTGAGCTGTGTGCTACTTAACTCACAGTGCGTCAGATGTGTCAGAGCAGAACGGTCTCCTCGCCCCTCCCTCTCCATCCGTCTGCTGGTCCGTACCAATATCAGCGTCTTTTCCTTTGGTGAAGCAGACCTCGGGTCATATGATTGACCCTCCGAGCCTTCTTATTTCAGCTCATCAGTTCATCACACAATGCTCATCAGGCtttggtgtgtgtttctgctgctCTTTGGTTTACACAGTGctctccagtactgaagtcacAACCAACCCAGCACAGGT
Proteins encoded in this window:
- the LOC120564778 gene encoding YY1-associated factor 2-like, translating into MGDKKSPTRPKRQSKPSADDGYWDCSVCTFRNTAEAFKCTMCDVRKGTSTRKPRPVSQLVAQQANQQFAPPTLPKKEKKEKSEKDKSDKELTLKKKSYKKMRPRLKNIDRSSAQHLEVTVGDLTVIITDFKEKAKPTSTSTSAASADQHSQSGSSSDNTERGVSRCSSPRGEGSPVNGETH